Genomic window (Temnothorax longispinosus isolate EJ_2023e chromosome 3, Tlon_JGU_v1, whole genome shotgun sequence):
attcgataaataattcaatttaagcTTACTCTTTtagttttgttattaaaaataaattatcagtGACATATGTGTAATCTGATAACTAAgtgcaaataatataattataataactaaattatacattattataatataacaatataattttattataatatatttatataataatataataaatattatagtaatatattaatatcattataatatcattattatattatagtatatatacaaataacataaaaacGCAACAGAATTCACATTCGCGTGTCCCGCCAAACGCGGTGTTCCTGAAATATTCCTAATATCGTCCCCTCGCGCTCTGCCGCCAAATTGTCCCTAGATTACCGACCAATGGGCGCCGCGCTTGCGAATTCAAACGCCATGACGTGATCGCGGCCGACCGGTAGTCGAGGACGTCCAAGTCAGTCCAAGTTTGAAAGGCGATGGCACGAAGGGGGTGATGGCGCGTAACGCACGGGGATAAAACCATCGTACGGGTGTAAACAACATCCTTGTGTTGCGCGCTGACGAGCTCGCGATGCGCGTGCATAGTGTACCTTCTGCCGACCGACGCCGACGATTCGGAACGATCTACGGAGACTGTTCAGTTTGACAGATGCGTGCTTGGTCCGCTCCCGGTCAACCTAATTCTTTCGGCTCTGCGTGCTTAGATCGCGGGACCGACCGATTACTGAGGAGCGAGGAATATAGGCTTGACATCGAACGTGTCGATGGGCTCTTAACGCGCGTGAAACGCCACACAAACTCCTTCTcaggtaattatttatactccGGAGAAGCTTATGGCCAACTGGAAATCCATCTTacagagacagaaagagagtgaAAGAAAGGCAGAGGAAAAGTTGTAACCAAAAATTACCTCTTCTTATATGATCTGGGTTCTCATAATGACAATCACAGTTACGTCGTTTGcgcaacaataaatatttttttaatatacggattttttaaatataatttctcatttatcTCTAATAATGTACATGTATTatccaataaattatatgataaaaactTTCAGTAAGAAcatttctgtataaatttaCCAGATAGTAATTCTTAAACAGTAAAAGTTTTACTacattatatgaaattaaagtttttcaCGTAAGATATGAATTAATATAGGTGTATGTGATTTCTGTAGCGTGCATGGGTTGTTTTGGTACTATCATtcctttataatttataagtaaataaggAATCATATAGaaaattgcatattaatttttacaaatatattatgtattcaGGTTTTATCTGAGAAGATGCTTGGCTTCacataatagtaaaaaataatgacacaCATGTGTAACTCGTGTGTTATATGCATTGTCTTGTAAAATTCCCAAGAGTTTTATAGATATCTTAAGGTAGAgctatatcaaaaatatagtTAATTGAGTCTTAATGTCTCAAGATCTTATACAAAAATCGTGATATATCATTATCATttgtatgttattttataaagaagctgtgtaatattaataattacttagtATACAAGTCCAAAAAGctcttatttctttattgtttttttcagttatttTGTTGTacatattcaaaataagagattttttagtaactaaaataatatatcaatattaagaaatgtataatgttcttatatatgatatcattatagttaaaaaaaaaaagatttataaaagaattatggATGTGAATAATATCTTCTAATTTCTCAATAATTTATCaagtctattttattttacgccaaatatttctaataaaataccGCAATAAAATCCATAATTATTGCAAGTGTTAGTAATTTCTGGATGTTTCATGTTTGTCGTAGTTATgttttttcatgaaattgcTGTAACTGATCGTAATTCATggatattgtttaaacatatCATCTTCTTTTCATAGATCAGTGAAGATTGTCTCAGAAGTCTCTTGATAATGTCGGATCTTACGACAAACAACAGATACAGTTTTGATAACATAAGCGCCGGCAGATTGTTAACACAGAGTGTTACGCTCCCAAAGTCTCAGCCAGTACGTCTCAAGGCTCTTCTGCATTTGTGTGAAAGCGATGaggacgatgatgatgatgagaACGAGGAGAAACCCCATCAATCTGAGGAAGAGTCGGATTTTGAGGAGCCTCTGCTGCAAGACAATTCTTCCGAAGATGTCCTACAGGAAACGCTTGTTGTTCAGGAATTGATGCCTAAATCAGGCATCAATTCCTCATCGATTGAGTCGACGACGGATGGAGTTTTGAAAACTACGTGCACATTGCCAAAAGAGACTCTTGAAGTTGTGACCAACACTCCTTCTGTACAAAGAGAAATAGACTTTTCAACTGATAGGGAACAACGTAAAGTCAGCGATGTAAACGATTCGAATAAACCAGAGATTTATAGCTCTAAATACGAAGAAAAAACACAAGAATCTCACAGTGGAACGTTTGCTTCGAGGAGTCAGGTGGATACTGTTCATAATCGCTCAGCGAATATAGCATTACCTCCGCCATCGCTCTCGGTTTATAAAGGGGATTATAACACGAAGCTCGATACGAATAAGAATCTGCAACCAATAAACAGCAATCAGGTGCACCACGAAAATGCCTACATGtcagatatattaaataaaagaaaggaaggaTCCGTGTATAATACATCGGTGGATAATAAgacattattaagaaatagCGAACTGAATCTAAACAAGGATGACCAACGATATAAAAACACGTATGGTTTTACCGAGCAGGCAAATAAAGATTGTGAGGAGGAATCTCACAAGGTTCCGAACTCTCTGTCAGAATCTGCCACCTGCACTTCTCAGACATCTGAAAACCTGATGCATCCCGCAAGATATAGTTCACAAAAGAATATGACGAAATACGAAGCGAATGAAAAGTATACACCGGCGAAAAATACAGTCCGAAAGGAATTCAGCACACCCTCGCTGAACGAAGCGAGCAAGTCGTTAACCGTGATTAATCGCTTGACTTCGGAAACTCCGTTAAAGCACGTGCAAGTCAGTGCGCATCCGAATCCGTGCATATCACACAAGCAGCTGTTTCAAACTCCGCAGAGCAAACTATCTGGCGACTTGAACAAGAATCAAGTTCAAACTCCTTCCACGATATTCCAGTCCAGTTGGTATCATAATACACCGATGGAAGGCAAGAGCTTTATTGCGAGGGACCATGTGCAAATGTCTAGGAATGCAATTCGCACACCTATCATGGAAAAACCGGATTCTTCGaggtttatattatattctatattttacaatccaTGCATTagaaataaacaatgtttaatttatttttttaacaataagacTATTTCTCTGCTTAATTTTatgaacaaaatatatttaactcaaatattactaatttgcAACTAAGactaattattatgaaaaataagacTTTTGTTTAGGATTTGATTTTCATTGTTCTttgtatctaaaataaaattattctttcatAGAGATTTGAATAGTcgcagaaaatattaatttttgaatttcattatttagaTACTTTGGAATGGATGCCAAAAATGTAAGGCGACCTTTAACAGATGCTACATTGATGCACGGTGATTCCTTGGCTCATCCTTTGGAATCAAAGCCGCTTCTGTTGCACACACGCACCGAGGCAAAACACGTTACATCTGAGCCCCAACCAGAGGAAGATAGAAGTAGAAAGACGATTGGACTATcggatataaaattaatacagacAGAAACAAATTACGATAATGGTAAGTGTTACAATGCATCAAATTACATGTAactaaatctaaattattatatgatcGTGTTTTGTTATGCGTTAAGTTGTCATTACATTCAGATCTGAAATTGGGGAAACCTATCGAGGAAGTGAAGGAGAACAAACAGTTTGATATGTTGGGAAATAGTAGAAAGActgtgcaaaataaaaatgaaagcaAACAGATGATAATCGGTTCCAATACggacataaaattaatacaagatTCTCGGAAGTACAGCGGGGAGCATAACGTCATTCCGAATGCGGACTCCAAGAATCCGCATTACTCAGTCCGCGATAGACAACCCAAGGAGAtccaacaaataaatataattgataaaatggCAAACGTGCAGTTCACCGTACCGTCGAGCATTCCCCCACAACGGCAAGGCAAAACATTAATCGTAAAAGATACAGAGTACTTGATCCTAGGCTCCCTCGGCCGCGGAATGAGCGGCGAGGTTCTGCGAGTGCAGAATACATCCTGCGGTGAGTTACGCGCCATCAAATGCGTTGACCTGAGCAAAATGGACAAAGACTCGGCCCAAGGCTGCTTGGATGAGATTTCCATGCTGCATAAGTTACAGGCACCCTGTGTTGTCAAAATGTTCGACTAGTGAGTATATATTGCGACATTGCAAATATTCAAAGGTAACAATATCTTgctataaaaacatttttgagaGATCTTAGTGGTAGTCGATGGATGGATATTAACGAAGTATTCGCCTCTCACGGATTCTCGTTAATTTTACTTGATTATTTCAGTCAAATCAAAGACTCCATGGTTTATGTGGTAATGGAAATGGGTGATACCGATCTCAGTCGACTCCTAAAATCCATGTCCCAAGAGAAGCAAATTTCTCTCACGATGATTCTGTATTATTGGACTGAAATGCTTACGGCTGTAAAACACATACACGATAATGGTAAAAATAACATACCTAATTGCGCGTATATAATTATCCTAtgacaaaatatatctttcctatgacaaaatatatctttgtgTTTAGGAGTCATACATTCAGACTTGAAACCAGGGAACTTTTTGTTAGTACGAGGTCGACTCAAATTAATAGATTTCGGAATTGCCTCCAGTATAAATTCGGACATGACATccgttgtaaaaaataatccgATTGGAACGTTAAATTACATTAGTCCTGAAGCCTTAATGGACATTGGTGGAAACTCCGATTCGCCTACGcacaatgttaaatataaggtaagacgaaataaataataactcaTAAtagatgcattttttttatgattattcaAGGAAACACATTTTGAGAAGATGACTATAGATACAGTAGAATGTCActgaagttaaaattaaatcgaaattataacttatttaaatgcataactgaattaaaagtttataacttgatattaaaaatcgaaagGATTGAAGATTCATAAACTGAAAAGCGAGAGTGGCTCAGAAGTTCCATGTTTTTCTCTTCCGACAGATAAGTTTCAAATCAGACGTATGGTCATTAGGATGTATCTTGTACAGTTTGGTGTATGGGTACACGCCTTTCCAGCATATACGTTCTCAGTGGGCAAAGGTAAACGCTATAACTAATCCGAAACCGAACATTTCGTTCCCGGCCACGACAACCAGTGAGGATCGTCAGAGTTGTGAACGCGCGCCGCCTATTCTAATCGACGTAATGCGGAAGTGCCTCCAGCACGACCCGAAAGCAAGACCTACGGTGTCACAACTGTTGCAGGTGCAATATGTGCCTACCATGCCGAATACCGCACAGACTTCGGTGCCTTCCAACATACCAGCGAATGTCCTCGTGAAGATAAAGCATGCTCTGAACGAGGACGAATGGCGACTATTAGTCCAGGTGAGAGCTTTTTAACTCCACCtttgttctaaaaaaaatttttttttaaagtaagaaTACATAACAGAGCATAAAGATACCATAAAAAGTGCGTttgtgagaaaatatttttctaatataaagaGCAATCCCCGCTATCAGCTCGCGGTGCGGTAATGGcattaaaattagattaatatcTTGCAGTTTtactcttaaaaattttgaagatcataaacattaattttatacaatattcgttattatatagataaaggTTATATAGCTCCATAGCAAGATATTGTATTACACTGGAAATTGTTGCTTTTGCTTCCAGTCCTGATTTCGAATTGCgtgtaaaatatgtacaatatttgaAAAGTGAATGATCACATAAATTGATAGTTCCGTTATAAACGTTATCAactaaataaacaatacaattaaatcaaaattaacaaCCCGTTTTATTATGGTTTTTTTCAGGTATTGGACACAAAGCGACATCATACATAATGGatactgtaataataataacttatcGATTTACTGATGTACATAAAAGcgtttgtatatacatataagagaCAATATGCAATGAGGCGCAAATATACAGAATTATGACATATCAAAGAAGgcttatatatatctctcatatatatatatatatatatatatatatatatatgagaaataTAGGTTCCCGAATAGATTACAATCAAAATTGCAATTCAATCGTGCTTACCTATGTGTTGGGAATACGAAGCTTTGTATATCAACAGTTTTATATCGTAAAAGTAAATTAGAATTatctgttaaattaaaatatctcagtttATTACCTCATATGTTCGCGCATACAAAAAAGTCACTATTCGAGAACGTTGTATTCGATAACCGGCAGAGTTACGGATTTtgcaaattatgcaaattatctTTAGGATTAGACGTTTATCAGTTAtccatttctttataatatcaGGAAGGATTAGTAACTTCAACTCTTTCGCTGCACCGACCAGAAGTTCGTTTTCGAAGAATTGAAATtgatatataactatataaattctatttttatatatggcAAATAAATGAGTTAGCACGTTAGTTTATTTCAGCTTCGACTCAATGATCTCAGTTAACATGTTAGCTTATTTCAGGTTCGACTCAATATTTTACTGTAAACACGCATAtgagttttttattatttataaataattgtcgaaagaaattataacatttatatataaggcGTTTCAAAAGATTACTTAAGGAGCCAAACTTAAGGAGCGTATAGAAAGGTCAAGGAACAACCTTCGATTAGGAACCTATGTTCTCCGAATCAATCCCGAATCAGGCCTTTAAATGTATGGAACTTGGATAATATACCAATATACCAAAATAATCGTAATTTGCTACTCTTCCACTAgctttattttgtgttttaaGGTTTTTATTAAGGTTTGTTAAGGATTACATTAGCTTGCAAACTGAATTTACAAAAGATGTTCGAATTGGCGACGTTCCACGTTCAATGCAAGCATTGTATCGTCAGACAGAACTCTGCACTCTCTCAAATATCCCATATATCTCACGTAATCCTTAACAAaaccttaataaaaatttgttttattttgaccTCTCTACGCTCCTTAAGTTTGGCAGTAACCTTTTAAAACACCTTgtatatttgcaaatatatatagatctacaatatatagaatatatttacagatatatataaatgttatttttataactcaaatttttgatcccaaaaataaaataagctgAGTTGCACGTATTAcacaatgaaaaatgataCGAGATTTTTCGTTTATGTACATACAGATTACAGTTATCTTTTgttaactataaaaataaacacaaataattacttttttttttgtaaattgtcTATTGatactgaaataaaatgtttttaagtcgagaaagaaaaattaatcaacTGCAATCACAGacttatatttgtattttcttttttacacatgtgcaaaatatagaaaatgataTGTTAAACTGCCatgaattctttttctatttaagcAAAGTTCAAAGAAACTTACCGCAAAATGATAATTCATAACGAAATGATAAAGAGCAGCGAAAGAGTTAAATAAGAGTCAGCGTTACGCACTTGCACATAATTTATGCGTAAGATACATAAGCTATCAATTTACATACTGACATAAACAGTAACTGATATAAACAGTGAAAAGCAAATATGCAGTTTTTTCTTGTTCCGTATCGCGATCGATAAGATTatacacaaatttatttaaatattttaaacgtatATGCTCAACGCCACAGAAAAATTACGCTATATCGTTTTCCTCGTCGTACAGATATGCcatataaaacacaaaaagTCTTTATTCTTCACCTGAAACACGAGTGTCATCCTCGGCTCATAATCTCGTCGATGACATCGACAATGACGGCCCTTTTTTCACGATGTATTGCACTCTCGGCGTCGTGATCACGCCGCATACAGGATCAATGCGTGAGCTGCCAATATTGCAACAATTTCTCTCCCTTTGGCAGCGCCATAGAGTTTGGTCTCTCAAACGTCAGCATGATGTCTTTGACTTTGTTCTTCAGTTCGCTCTCGAAAAGATGGCCACCAGTACGTTCTAATGCCGATGCCATGTCATATTCAATCGAAGGCAGCGGCTCGTGAATAAAACGCGCAGCGGTTGCAATACTCGGTAGAATATGCCACTGCAATGCCCGGATCTCCCAAAGGCTGCTTAACAATGCGTTGCTCAGCAATGGATCGCGCTCTTCCATGAGAAATGGATCGCCCGCTCCAGTACTCGCGTTCGAGGGGACCTCGCCGCCTTGCGGGTGATCTATCAGCCTCTTCAGCCCTGGATGTCGAAGCAACAGGTTGCCCACGAAAAGCAGGATTATTAGGATGTCCTCCGGTGGCACGACCAATGTTAGACGCGCAAGTCGCTTCGCGAACGCCGCTACTAACGCTTCCGGTAGATGTCTGAAAAGAGGAATCgagttttcaaataattttacgtaatagCAAATATGATTCTTCGTTTTA
Coding sequences:
- the Mps1 gene encoding uncharacterized protein Mps1; protein product: MSDLTTNNRYSFDNISAGRLLTQSVTLPKSQPVRLKALLHLCESDEDDDDDENEEKPHQSEEESDFEEPLLQDNSSEDVLQETLVVQELMPKSGINSSSIESTTDGVLKTTCTLPKETLEVVTNTPSVQREIDFSTDREQRKVSDVNDSNKPEIYSSKYEEKTQESHSGTFASRSQVDTVHNRSANIALPPPSLSVYKGDYNTKLDTNKNLQPINSNQVHHENAYMSDILNKRKEGSVYNTSVDNKTLLRNSELNLNKDDQRYKNTYGFTEQANKDCEEESHKVPNSLSESATCTSQTSENLMHPARYSSQKNMTKYEANEKYTPAKNTVRKEFSTPSLNEASKSLTVINRLTSETPLKHVQVSAHPNPCISHKQLFQTPQSKLSGDLNKNQVQTPSTIFQSSWYHNTPMEGKSFIARDHVQMSRNAIRTPIMEKPDSSRYFGMDAKNVRRPLTDATLMHGDSLAHPLESKPLLLHTRTEAKHVTSEPQPEEDRSRKTIGLSDIKLIQTETNYDNDLKLGKPIEEVKENKQFDMLGNSRKTVQNKNESKQMIIGSNTDIKLIQDSRKYSGEHNVIPNADSKNPHYSVRDRQPKEIQQINIIDKMANVQFTVPSSIPPQRQGKTLIVKDTEYLILGSLGRGMSGEVLRVQNTSCGELRAIKCVDLSKMDKDSAQGCLDEISMLHKLQAPCVVKMFDYQIKDSMVYVVMEMGDTDLSRLLKSMSQEKQISLTMILYYWTEMLTAVKHIHDNGVIHSDLKPGNFLLVRGRLKLIDFGIASSINSDMTSVVKNNPIGTLNYISPEALMDIGGNSDSPTHNVKYKISFKSDVWSLGCILYSLVYGYTPFQHIRSQWAKVNAITNPKPNISFPATTTSEDRQSCERAPPILIDVMRKCLQHDPKARPTVSQLLQVQYVPTMPNTAQTSVPSNIPANVLVKIKHALNEDEWRLLVQVLDTKRHHT